In Paenibacillus sonchi, the genomic stretch TCCCTATTGCCGGCATGGAGAACGGAAATGGAAAAGAGGCGCCGGACAGAACGTCTTCCGAAGGCGAATACGGCCCGCTGTCCATTCTGGTTGCCGAAGATCATCCGGTGAATCTCCAATTGCTTCAGGCGTATCTCAAAAAGCGCGGCTACTATGCTGATGTGGCCTTAAACGGGGAAATGGCCGTAGAAATGGTGCGCTCGCATCCATATGATCTGGTGTTCATGGATATCCAAATGCCGCAGATGGACGGGATCGAAGCGACAAGTATAATACGCCACGAGATGGGGCTGTCGCCTGTTATTGTTGCAGCAACGGCTTTTGCGCGCAAGGAGGACAAGGAGCTGTGTCTCAGAGCAGGCATGCAGGACTTCATCTCCAAGCCGATTTCACCGGCTGAGGTGGACCGGGTGCTAAGAGAGTGGTCGGCCCATATCCTCAGATAAGAAACAGACGGGGGATGATAATTGGCGGCAATCATAGATGCTGCGAAGAGCAGAAGTCTCTGAGGGGACCAGCACTACTACTGATGCGGACTGTAGAGCCGTTATTTGCAGGTTTTGGTGCGTTTGACAAGACTCCCGGACAGGAGAGCCGCTATTTCTTGTAAATTGGCCTAATTCAGGCTGTTTTGGGGCAATTAAGGTCTTCAGCATATTGCTGCTCAAACTTTGTCATTTCGAATTCCTCCTACGTGTAATACCATTTCGTTCAATAATTGAGAGGGGTCTTATGAATGAGAGGGCTGTTGTATACGCTGTTTGCTGTGCTGTATATGCTGATAACATTTTTCGGTCTCGGTCCGGTGCTGTTCGCTGACGGCTCTGCGAGAGAGCGGGTATTTACACTAATTGTGGTGCTCTTGATTTACACGGCGGTCACACTGGCGTTACGGCTCATTTTGAAGCGGATGCGCAGGCGTTGACAAACTTCTGCGGTCTGGCTATAGTTGAATTAATCGTAATTGTTACGAATACAATTCAGCCAGTAGGAAGGCAGCGGAATATCGGAATATGAAACGCGGTGATATGATTCTTATTCTTGTGGTGCTGCTGGTGGCAGGTTCCCTTTACGGAATCAAGGCTTACAAGGACCATAATGAACATTATGCACAAGGTGAATTGCAAGCAGTTATTACAGTGGACGGCAAGGAGTACAAGACGGTATCCTTGACCAAGGAAGAGCAAACGATCGATATCCAGACAAAATTCGGCCATAACATCCTAAAAGTATATGACTACGGAATTCGTATGACCTATTCGGATGCCCCGCTCCCGATTGCCCTCGACATGGGCTTTATCTCCAGACCTAAGCAGCAGATCCTCTGTATTCCGGCGCGGCTGATGGTGGAAGTCATTAATCCGCACCGGTCTATCAATGACGATAATGAGCTGGATGCGGTTATTCAGCCTTGATCCCGGATTGCTGGATTTCAGCCCAGGCGGCCACTGAGTCGGCATTCGTATAAACGTATGGGGTGGAAGGCTGTGGCACAGGATTAATGCTTTCTGGTGCAATTTCCATCACTTGTTTGCCCATATAAGACGACAGCTGAAGCTTGCCCCGCACCTCAATCCAGGTGTCGGCGGGCAGGCTTATTTGCGTTCGGGGGTCCAGGAGGATGCCCAACGGAGTCGCGTCCGCTGTGCAGCACTGGACCAGAAAGCGGCTAACCGCATATACAGGCTTAATGCTTTTTCCGCTCTCCCGGTACAGGAAGCCGGTTACCGTAATGGTTCTGCCCTCGAATTGCTGTTTGTACAGGTCGATGGCTCCCAAGGTTTCGGAGAAAATCTCCGGATACACTTCGATGACGGGCTGGGCATACAGCTTCCCGGCCAGCTCGGCGAATTCCTCAAGGTAGGGGCTGGCGGCGTTGAATTTCACATGTTCAGCGGCTTCATCGGCAATGTAGGATAGGGACATGCCTTTTTTGGCGGCTGCCGCACTGCCGAGTGAACGGTCAGGGAGCAGGAAGCCGAGCAGCAGCGGGAAAAGAAACAGGCCGTACAGCATAACGCTGTTCAGCCCGGAACGCGGCAGGCGGTGCTCGCAGTCGCAGAGCCGTGCGCTTTTGCCGAATAAAGCCTGAATTCCCAGACTCAGCGCCATCAGCGAGAGCGGAACCGGGCAGAGGCGAACCCAGCGGGCCAGCTTGGGGGCGACATAATAATGCAGCGCATCCTGCTGGACCAGGTGCCCGATATAGAGCGCGAAGAGCAGCAGGAGCAGCGCCCTGAATCCATAGTGAATCCGGATGCTCCGGGAATCATTCATACGGGGAACCTCCTGAACGTCATGACCGTTTTATAGCCATAGTGAGGCTAGAACGGAACCGGTAAACACGGTAGAGAAGATCATGAAAAACAAGTAAAGCGCAAATCTGGTCTTGAAGAGCGAGAGCAGCATCAGCGAGTTTTTGAAATCAAGCATCGGTCCGAGCACCATGAAGGCGAGCAGGGAGCCGCTGGGAAAAGTATGCAGAAAGGTAGAGGCCACAAAAGCATCCGAGGTGGAGCACAGCGAGAGCACATAGGAAAGTCCCATCATGAACAGGTAGGAGCCGAGCGGTTTCCCGCCAATGGCGGCGAGACTGCCTTGGTCCATAAAGGTCTGGATGCCTGAGGTAAGCAGACAACCGATAATCAGGTATTTGCCCATTTCAAAAAACTCGTCCGATGTATGCACAAAAACGGCCGCCAGCTTGCCCCCGCGCGTACTTTGTTCATGGGGTTCCCCGCTTTCCCGGGCGATGGATAGCCGGAGCGGTGTTTTGCGGACGGTGGCATAGACGATAAACCCGATAGCTGCAGCTGCAATAAAAGCAAGTCCCATCCGGGCATACGCCAGCTCTGGATGGGCGCGGAAGGCCGTCAGTGTGGCCCCGTACACGACCGGATTCAGAATCGGACCGGAGAGTATGAAGACGATAGCCACATACAGCGGCATGCCTTTATGCATCAGGCGGCGGACCAGCGGAATCATCCCGCATTCACATACGGGGAAGAGGATGCCGAGCATACAGCCGAACAGGATGGCCGGAAGCGGCTGCCGCGGAATCCAGCGGGAGATCATCTCATCCGGCACGAAAACGCGAAGCAGCGAAGAGAGCAATGCGCCTAGAAGCACAAACGGCAAAGCTTCCAGCAGGATGCCGATGAAGCCGGTTTTAAAGGCCTCGGTGAAGGCATTGTTCAGCACCTGCGGGTGGCCGGGAAGCCAGAGGGTGCAGGCGGTAATCAGAAAAGCGGCAGGGATCAGCAGCGGCAGTGTTTTGAGCGGTGAAAAGAGAGTCAAGGTTGATAGAACAAAGCGGACCAGCGGTCGGTCAGCTGCTTCTCATCCAGATTCAGTCCGATGAACACTACATACGGCTGGCCGGGATACCGTGAAAACTCCCAGTTGCAGCGGTTTCCGGCATATTGCACCAGCTGGACCCCGTCCCGCCCCGCAAGCCGGACATGCCCCTTGGCCCTTACCAGGCTGTCCCCCCACTCCCTGAAAAAGCCCTCCAGCAGCTCCTGCCGTATTCCGTCTGCCGCTCCCGGCGGAAACGTCAGCGTTACAGCCGCCACCTGCGAATAAGAGGTCTGCTGCGCGGATTCCGGCTCCTGCACCGCGGTTGCTCCGTGTCCGCCGGCCGCACTGTTGATTCGCTTAAGCGCCATACCGTTTAGTTCCCGGCTGCCGCGCTGCGCAGCCGGAGTGCGCTGCTCTTGGGGTGAAATTCCCGCCAGCAGCGGGTCGAGGTTGATTTTACTGTAATGTGTGAATACAATCTCGGCGTCCGTATTATGGCGACTGGCCATTTTTTCAATGCGCCATAAGGTTTCCGGCTCGACCAGATCGCTTTTGTTAACGATGATCAGATCGGCGCTGGAGAGCTGCCGGCGCAGTGTCCGCACGAGCTGCTTGTCGGCGGAGAAGCGGCTGCCGTATTCCAGCGCGTTTTCCGCATCCAGCACGGTAATGGAATAGTGCAGCACGAGCCGCCCGCTCAGCGCAGGCTCCAGAAGGGATTTGGCGATTTCCTCGGGGTCGGCAACCCCGGTAAGCTCAATATAGATGACATCCGGCCGCCGGGCGAGCAGCAGCTCCAGAGTCCTTGGCAGCTCATCCTTGCGGCTGCAGCAGACGCAGCCGTCCAGCAGCTTTTCCACATTTGCACCGGCATGTTCCTCCAGAATGTAGCCATCCACATCCTTTTTGCCGAGTTCATTCATCACAATGCCGGGAGTAAGCCCCCTGGCCTTGCTCTCCTTGAGCAGCGACAGCAGCAGTGTTGTTTTCCCGCTCCCCAGAAAACCTCCAAGGATGATTACCGGTATCTTCATAGTTCTCCCTCCCGCTTTTGTTCCTGCAATTGCAAGAATCATATTTTCATAATCTATCTATACGTACTTGCTCTCCCGGAAAGACCACAAATTTAAGAGAGTTGTAATTTTACGCGTCTATGGTTGACACTTGGCGGATAAAACATGTAGAATGTGTAAATCGTAATAATTACGATTAAACAATGAGGAGCTGATCTTTTTGAGAGTTATCGTGACCCTTGCCTGTACAGAAACCGGCGACCGCAATTACACCACCACCAAGAATAAGAAAAACCAGCCGGGACGCCTCGAGATGAAAAAATACAGTCCCCGCCTGAAACGGGTTACGCTGCACCGTGAGACCCGTTGATCCGGCGGAAATTACAATGCCAACTATAAGAACTGAAGTGAAGGAGAACCTATGAAACCCATTCCTGTTACTGTGCTCAGCGGATATCTGGGCTCCGGCAAAACCACACTGCTCAATCACATTCTGCACAACCGCGACGGCTTGAAGGTGGCCGTGATTGTCAATGACATGAGCGAAGTGAATGTGGATGCGGGGCTGGTGAAATCCGGCAATACGCTTTCCCGGACAGAGGAGAAGCTGGTTGAAATGTCGAACGGCTGCATCTGCTGCACCCTGCGCGATGACCTGCTGCGTGAAGTGCATACGCTGGCGGCAGAAGGGCGGTTCGATTATATTCTGATCGAGTCCTCCGGCATCAGCGAGCCGGTACCGGTCGCCCAGACGTTTACCTATGCCAATCCTGAGCTGGATATCGATCTTACCGCGTTGGCCCGGCTCGACACCATGGTTACAGTAGTCGATGCCAACCGTTTCTGGCATGACTTCGGTTCCGGCGACAGTCTGGTTGACCGTGGTACCACTGCTGGTGAAGGAGATTCCCGGGATATCGTTGACCTGCTGATTGATCAGATTGAAACCTGCGATGTGCTGCTGTTGAATAAATGCGACCTGGTGGAAGAGCAGGAGCTGAACAAGCTTGAAGCCGTATTGCGCAAGCTGCAGCCCTCTGCCAAAATCATCCGGACCGTCAAGGGGATCGTTGATCCCAAGGAGGTCCTGAATACAGGGCGGTTCGATTTTGAACGAACAAGCATGTCCTCCGGCTGGATTGCCGAGCTGAACAAGGAGGAACATACACCGGAGACCGAAGAATACGGCATCAGCTCTTTCGTCTACCGCCGGAGAGTGCCCTTTCATCCGCAGCGGCTAAGCTTCTTCTTCAGCAATTGGCCGGAGGAGGTGGTGCGGGCCAAGGGTCTGGTCTGGCTGGCAGCGAAGGGTGACCTTGCCGCCAGCCTCAGCCAGGCGGGGCCGTCCATCCAGTTCGGCCCTGCCGGCTACTGGCTGGCAACGCTGCCTGAAGAACAGCAGCTTGAGGTGCTCGCCACAGAGCCGGATATGAAGGCCAGATGGGACGAGACTTGGGGCGACCGCATGAATGAGGTCGTATTCATCGGCGTCGGCATGAACCGGGCCGGCATTGAAGCCCGGCTGGACAGATGCCTGCTGAATGAAGAAGAGATGCAGCAGGATTGGAGCCGCTTCAACAACCCGCTCCCTTGGCCGGCGGATGAGTTTTTGACGACTTCTCCAGAGTAAGAAGCTTGAGACTAGCGCGAGTTAACTCCGGGATCTGGGGGTTGATTGCAAGGCGGAGCAGGGCCGATTTGGTTCGGGCCGGGATCAGGAGTCTCGTGATCCCGGCTTTTTTGGCTGCACAGCCCTCTATTGTTATCAGAACTTGCGGGTCACCCGGATATTTGATGATACGTATGCGCCGTGTGCGGGGTCAGACTAGCCGCGTTCACGTGCTGGGGACGGACAATAATGTGCTGTTGAAGATTTGGATGAATGCGGGAAAAGGGTGGAATGAGTTAATAGTCCGGGTAGAAGAAGTATGCAGGTTACAATGGTGGTCCCTCCTTAGTTTGTGAAACTGGAGGCATCCAGTTTGTTATTCAACATTCTGTGTGTCATTCAATCCTAATTTTAATGAGCACACAGGTTCGTTCAGTGCATGGGTTGTTTTAAGGCGATCTCTGTTTTTAATAATAATAATTACAATTAATTATTGGTTTTGTG encodes the following:
- a CDS encoding permease, giving the protein MTLFSPLKTLPLLIPAAFLITACTLWLPGHPQVLNNAFTEAFKTGFIGILLEALPFVLLGALLSSLLRVFVPDEMISRWIPRQPLPAILFGCMLGILFPVCECGMIPLVRRLMHKGMPLYVAIVFILSGPILNPVVYGATLTAFRAHPELAYARMGLAFIAAAAIGFIVYATVRKTPLRLSIARESGEPHEQSTRGGKLAAVFVHTSDEFFEMGKYLIIGCLLTSGIQTFMDQGSLAAIGGKPLGSYLFMMGLSYVLSLCSTSDAFVASTFLHTFPSGSLLAFMVLGPMLDFKNSLMLLSLFKTRFALYLFFMIFSTVFTGSVLASLWL
- a CDS encoding TIGR03943 family putative permease subunit encodes the protein MNDSRSIRIHYGFRALLLLLFALYIGHLVQQDALHYYVAPKLARWVRLCPVPLSLMALSLGIQALFGKSARLCDCEHRLPRSGLNSVMLYGLFLFPLLLGFLLPDRSLGSAAAAKKGMSLSYIADEAAEHVKFNAASPYLEEFAELAGKLYAQPVIEVYPEIFSETLGAIDLYKQQFEGRTITVTGFLYRESGKSIKPVYAVSRFLVQCCTADATPLGILLDPRTQISLPADTWIEVRGKLQLSSYMGKQVMEIAPESINPVPQPSTPYVYTNADSVAAWAEIQQSGIKAE
- a CDS encoding CobW family GTP-binding protein, with protein sequence MKIPVIILGGFLGSGKTTLLLSLLKESKARGLTPGIVMNELGKKDVDGYILEEHAGANVEKLLDGCVCCSRKDELPRTLELLLARRPDVIYIELTGVADPEEIAKSLLEPALSGRLVLHYSITVLDAENALEYGSRFSADKQLVRTLRRQLSSADLIIVNKSDLVEPETLWRIEKMASRHNTDAEIVFTHYSKINLDPLLAGISPQEQRTPAAQRGSRELNGMALKRINSAAGGHGATAVQEPESAQQTSYSQVAAVTLTFPPGAADGIRQELLEGFFREWGDSLVRAKGHVRLAGRDGVQLVQYAGNRCNWEFSRYPGQPYVVFIGLNLDEKQLTDRWSALFYQP
- the rpmG gene encoding 50S ribosomal protein L33, producing MRVIVTLACTETGDRNYTTTKNKKNQPGRLEMKKYSPRLKRVTLHRETR
- a CDS encoding NusG domain II-containing protein, with product MKRGDMILILVVLLVAGSLYGIKAYKDHNEHYAQGELQAVITVDGKEYKTVSLTKEEQTIDIQTKFGHNILKVYDYGIRMTYSDAPLPIALDMGFISRPKQQILCIPARLMVEVINPHRSINDDNELDAVIQP
- a CDS encoding GTP-binding protein; amino-acid sequence: MKPIPVTVLSGYLGSGKTTLLNHILHNRDGLKVAVIVNDMSEVNVDAGLVKSGNTLSRTEEKLVEMSNGCICCTLRDDLLREVHTLAAEGRFDYILIESSGISEPVPVAQTFTYANPELDIDLTALARLDTMVTVVDANRFWHDFGSGDSLVDRGTTAGEGDSRDIVDLLIDQIETCDVLLLNKCDLVEEQELNKLEAVLRKLQPSAKIIRTVKGIVDPKEVLNTGRFDFERTSMSSGWIAELNKEEHTPETEEYGISSFVYRRRVPFHPQRLSFFFSNWPEEVVRAKGLVWLAAKGDLAASLSQAGPSIQFGPAGYWLATLPEEQQLEVLATEPDMKARWDETWGDRMNEVVFIGVGMNRAGIEARLDRCLLNEEEMQQDWSRFNNPLPWPADEFLTTSPE
- a CDS encoding DUF6954 family protein, giving the protein MRGLLYTLFAVLYMLITFFGLGPVLFADGSARERVFTLIVVLLIYTAVTLALRLILKRMRRR